The proteins below are encoded in one region of Juglans microcarpa x Juglans regia isolate MS1-56 chromosome 4D, Jm3101_v1.0, whole genome shotgun sequence:
- the LOC121260727 gene encoding kinesin-like protein KIN-14R isoform X1 — MDGKVDGLDSIDSVLCVAGSRLLRTGLKRSSCTDNLVMFVNAGGGALKEERNLGIQFQHDCFFQGGDVLRTDETIIESGDIPSLYQSARVGNFCYIFNNLSPGDYFVDLQFAEIINTNGPRGMRVFDVFMQEEKVLSELDIYSLVGANRALQTVDVRVFVGEDGTIVIRFEGVNGNPIVSGICIKRAAKLPASQVKHGSVICNNCAAEIEISSAQNKSLRMISTAKYEKKIAELKTMCQLKTDECHEAWMSLTGASEQLEKVQMELDDKFLQYHYLDQAMEEQTENLRDICNRYERDKSLWAAVVDDLEKKVKNMKQEHCQLSREAYECFDSIPELSKMVFAVQALVAQCDALKLKFSEEQAKRKMLYNQIQEAKGNIRVFCRCRPLRNEEMQSGFATVADFNAANDGELGILSGGLTKKIFRFDRVYTPQDGQVNVFADASPMVVSVLDGYNVCIFAFGQTGTGKTFTMEGSEQNRGVNYRILEQLFKISEERKETVTYNISISVLEVYNEQIRDLLATSPTSKKLEIRQAPEGAHHVPGIVEAKVGNIKEVWSVLQAGSNARAVGSNNVNEYSSRSHCMLCIMVKAKNLMTEECTKSKLWLVDLAGSERLAKTEVQGERLKEAQNINRSLSALGDVISALASKSSHIPYRNSKLTHLLQDSLGGDSKTLMFVQISPLEQDLGETLSSLNFATRVRGVELGPARKQIEVGELQKLKIMLDKAKQELRSKDNAFWKLEENLRNFEGKAKGKDQICRIQQEKLSELEEKIALKTQLCSQLEKQLLQLSEGVNGKEETCLSLQQKVKELENKLRAHEHAESTTLQHKVCQVKELENKLKERTQEFERHSAMLNQKAIELENKLQMEGGNQGFQMLQRKIEELELKLRQQEQQEYMLPACSADKSGTTSNERKAWSRVQTPGQMDPPSLRNSTNRAINQESVLLKGTDTLHQIRRRRGLQSIGTENTFLASSPLLDKRILSSESTKGRHIDQSKALSRLTRSTKPAATVHRAFSGSNLYKDQLPGNKDKNNKSKFWLR; from the exons ATGGACGGCAAGGTTGACGGTTTGGATTCGATCGACTCGGTGCTGTGTGTTGCGGGTTCTAGGTTGCTTCGAACAGGGCTTAAACGAAGCAGTTGCACAG ATAATCTAGTAATGTTTGTAAATGCTGGTGGTGGGGCTCTAAAGGAAGAACGAAATCTTGGTATTCAGTTTCAACACGACTGCTTTTTTCAAGGGGGGGATGTTTTAAGAACTGATGAAACTATAATCGAGAGTGGCGATATACCATCACTTTATCAATCAGCTCGAGTTGGAAATTTTTGTTACATCTTCAACAACCTGAGCCCTGGGGACTATTTTGTTGATCTTCAGTTTGCtgaaattataaatacaaatggTCCTAGAGGAATGAGAGTATTTGATGTGTTCATGCAGGAAGAAAAG GTTCTATCTGAACTTGATATCTATTCCCTTGTTGGAGCCAACAGGGCATTGCAGACTGTAGATGTTAGAGTCTTTGTGGGGGAGGATGGGACAATTGTAATAAGGTTCGAGGGAGTTAATGGAAACCCAATAGTAAGTGGGATTTGCATAAAGAGGGCAGCAAAATTACCTG CATCCCAGGTTAAACATGGATCTGTCATATGTAACAATTGTGCTGCTGAGATAGAAATTTCATCAGCTCAG AATAAGTCCTTGAGGATGATATCTACTGCCAAGTACGAAAAAAAGATAGCGGAGCTGAAGACAATGTGCCAGCTTAAGACAGATGAATGTCATGAGGCATGGATGTCACTGACAGGTGCAAGCGAGCAGCTTGAGAAGGTTCAGATGGAACTTGACGACAAGTTCCTTCAGTATCATTATTTAG ATCAAGCTATGGAAGAGCAAACAGAAAATTTGAGAGATATCTGTAATAGATATGAACGTGATAAAAGTCTGTGGGCTGCAGTTGTCGATGATTTAGAGAAGAAAGTCAAG AACATGAAACAAGAGCATTGTCAGTTATCTCGTGAAGCATATGAGTGTTTTGATTCTATTCCTGAATTGAGCAAGATGGTATTTGCAGTTCAAGCACTGG TTGCACAGTGTGACGCTcttaaattgaagtttagtgaGGAGCAGGCAAAAAGAAAGATGCTTTATAACCAGATCCAGGAAGCAAAAG GGAACATCAGAGTCTTTTGTAGATGCCGACCTTTGAGAAACGAGGAGATGCAATCTGGGTTTGCAACAGTTGCAGACTTTAATGCAGCTAATGATGGAGAACTTGGGATACTTTCGGGTGGCTTGACAAAGAAGATCTTCAGGTTCGACCGAGTTTATACCCCACAGGATGGTCAAG TAAATGTATTTGCGGATGCTTCACCAATGGTAGTTTCAGTGTTGGATGGCTACAATGTTTGTATATTTGCATTCGGGCAAACAGGGACAGGCAAAACTTTCACAATGGAAGGCTCGGAGCAGAACCGAGGAGTCAATTATAGGATACTGGAGCAGTTGTTCAAAATTTctgaggaaagaaaagaaactgtCACTTACAACATATCTATTAGCGTGCTTGAAGTCTACAATGAACAAATCAGGGACTTGCTTGCCACTTCTCCAACATccaagaa gttGGAGATAAGGCAAGCTCCTGAAGGGGCTCATCATGTACCAGGAATTGTTGAAGCCAAAGTTGGGAACATTAAGGAGGTATGGAGTGTTCTGCAGGCTGGAAGCAATGCCAGAGCTGTGGGATCAAACAATGTGAATGAATACAGTAGTCGATCTCATTG CATGCTGTGCATAATGGTAAAAGCAAAGAATTTGATGACTGAAGAGTGCACCAAGAGCAAGCTATGGCTTGTGGACTTGGCTGGCAGCGAGAGGCTAGCCAAAACCGAGGTGCAAGGAGAACGTCTTAAGGAAGCTCAAAACATAAATAGATCTCTTTCAGCTCTTGGGGATGTAATTTCTGCATTGGCATCCAAAAGCAGCCACATTCCATACAG GAACTCTAAACTCACACACCTACTTCAAGACTCCTTAG GCGGCGATTCCAAGACTTTGATGTTTGTGCAAATCAGCCCTTTGGAACAGGACCTAGGTGAGACTCTAAGCTCATTAAATTTTGCAACTCGTGTTCGAGGTGTGGAGTTGGGTCCTGCAAGGAAGCAGATTGAAGTGGGTGAGCTTCAAAAACTGAAAATCATG CTTGATAAAGCAAAGCAAGAATTGAGATCCAAAGACAATGCTTTTTGGAAGTTAGAAGAGAACTTGCGTAATTTCGAGGGCAAGGCCAAAGGCAAGGATCAGATTTGCAGAATCCAACAAGAAAAGTTGAGTGAACTTGAAGAAAAGATTGCGTTGAAGACACAGCTATGCAGTCAGCTGGAGAAGCAGTTGTTACAACTTTCAGAGGGAGTAAATGGGAAGGAAGAAACTTGCTTGAGTCTTCAGCAGAAG GTGAAGGAGCTTGAGAACAAGCTGAGAGCACATGAGCATGCAGAGTCTACAACTCTTCAGCACAAG GTCTGTCAGGTCAAGGAGCTTGAGAACAAGTTGAAGGAGAGAACACAAGAATTTGAGCGTCATTCTGCAATgctaaatcaaaag GCCATTGAACTTGAAAACAAGTTGCAAATGGAAGGAGGCAACCAAGGATTTCAAATGCTTCAACGGAAG ATTGAAGAGCTTGAATTAAAGTTGAGACAGCAAGAACAACAAGAGTACATGCTACCAGCATGTTCGGCAGATAAGTCAGGAACCACCTCTAATGAAAGGAAAGCCTGGTCAAGAGTGCAAACTCCAGGACAAATGGATCCCCCAAGTCTGAGGAACTCTACAAACCGAGCAATTAACCAAGAGTCTGTCTTGCTCAAAGGAACTGACACTCTCCACCAGATAAGGAGAAGGAGAGGTCTCCAAAGCATAGGGACTGAGAACACTTTCTTGGCGTCGAGTCCTTTGCTTGATAAGAGGATATTGTCAAGTGAATCAACTAAAGGAAGGCATATTGATCAATCCAAAGCATTGTCAAGGCTTACAAGAAGCACAAAACCAGCAGCCACTGTTCATAGAGCATTTTCTGGCAGCAATCTTTATAAAGATCAGTTGCCAGGGAACAAGGACAAAAACAATAAGTCAAAGTTTTGGCTGAGATAG
- the LOC121260727 gene encoding kinesin-like protein KIN-14R isoform X2: MCSCRKKRQVLSELDIYSLVGANRALQTVDVRVFVGEDGTIVIRFEGVNGNPIVSGICIKRAAKLPASQVKHGSVICNNCAAEIEISSAQNKSLRMISTAKYEKKIAELKTMCQLKTDECHEAWMSLTGASEQLEKVQMELDDKFLQYHYLDQAMEEQTENLRDICNRYERDKSLWAAVVDDLEKKVKNMKQEHCQLSREAYECFDSIPELSKMVFAVQALVAQCDALKLKFSEEQAKRKMLYNQIQEAKGNIRVFCRCRPLRNEEMQSGFATVADFNAANDGELGILSGGLTKKIFRFDRVYTPQDGQVNVFADASPMVVSVLDGYNVCIFAFGQTGTGKTFTMEGSEQNRGVNYRILEQLFKISEERKETVTYNISISVLEVYNEQIRDLLATSPTSKKLEIRQAPEGAHHVPGIVEAKVGNIKEVWSVLQAGSNARAVGSNNVNEYSSRSHCMLCIMVKAKNLMTEECTKSKLWLVDLAGSERLAKTEVQGERLKEAQNINRSLSALGDVISALASKSSHIPYRNSKLTHLLQDSLGGDSKTLMFVQISPLEQDLGETLSSLNFATRVRGVELGPARKQIEVGELQKLKIMLDKAKQELRSKDNAFWKLEENLRNFEGKAKGKDQICRIQQEKLSELEEKIALKTQLCSQLEKQLLQLSEGVNGKEETCLSLQQKVKELENKLRAHEHAESTTLQHKVCQVKELENKLKERTQEFERHSAMLNQKAIELENKLQMEGGNQGFQMLQRKIEELELKLRQQEQQEYMLPACSADKSGTTSNERKAWSRVQTPGQMDPPSLRNSTNRAINQESVLLKGTDTLHQIRRRRGLQSIGTENTFLASSPLLDKRILSSESTKGRHIDQSKALSRLTRSTKPAATVHRAFSGSNLYKDQLPGNKDKNNKSKFWLR, from the exons ATGTGTTCATGCAGGAAGAAAAGGCAA GTTCTATCTGAACTTGATATCTATTCCCTTGTTGGAGCCAACAGGGCATTGCAGACTGTAGATGTTAGAGTCTTTGTGGGGGAGGATGGGACAATTGTAATAAGGTTCGAGGGAGTTAATGGAAACCCAATAGTAAGTGGGATTTGCATAAAGAGGGCAGCAAAATTACCTG CATCCCAGGTTAAACATGGATCTGTCATATGTAACAATTGTGCTGCTGAGATAGAAATTTCATCAGCTCAG AATAAGTCCTTGAGGATGATATCTACTGCCAAGTACGAAAAAAAGATAGCGGAGCTGAAGACAATGTGCCAGCTTAAGACAGATGAATGTCATGAGGCATGGATGTCACTGACAGGTGCAAGCGAGCAGCTTGAGAAGGTTCAGATGGAACTTGACGACAAGTTCCTTCAGTATCATTATTTAG ATCAAGCTATGGAAGAGCAAACAGAAAATTTGAGAGATATCTGTAATAGATATGAACGTGATAAAAGTCTGTGGGCTGCAGTTGTCGATGATTTAGAGAAGAAAGTCAAG AACATGAAACAAGAGCATTGTCAGTTATCTCGTGAAGCATATGAGTGTTTTGATTCTATTCCTGAATTGAGCAAGATGGTATTTGCAGTTCAAGCACTGG TTGCACAGTGTGACGCTcttaaattgaagtttagtgaGGAGCAGGCAAAAAGAAAGATGCTTTATAACCAGATCCAGGAAGCAAAAG GGAACATCAGAGTCTTTTGTAGATGCCGACCTTTGAGAAACGAGGAGATGCAATCTGGGTTTGCAACAGTTGCAGACTTTAATGCAGCTAATGATGGAGAACTTGGGATACTTTCGGGTGGCTTGACAAAGAAGATCTTCAGGTTCGACCGAGTTTATACCCCACAGGATGGTCAAG TAAATGTATTTGCGGATGCTTCACCAATGGTAGTTTCAGTGTTGGATGGCTACAATGTTTGTATATTTGCATTCGGGCAAACAGGGACAGGCAAAACTTTCACAATGGAAGGCTCGGAGCAGAACCGAGGAGTCAATTATAGGATACTGGAGCAGTTGTTCAAAATTTctgaggaaagaaaagaaactgtCACTTACAACATATCTATTAGCGTGCTTGAAGTCTACAATGAACAAATCAGGGACTTGCTTGCCACTTCTCCAACATccaagaa gttGGAGATAAGGCAAGCTCCTGAAGGGGCTCATCATGTACCAGGAATTGTTGAAGCCAAAGTTGGGAACATTAAGGAGGTATGGAGTGTTCTGCAGGCTGGAAGCAATGCCAGAGCTGTGGGATCAAACAATGTGAATGAATACAGTAGTCGATCTCATTG CATGCTGTGCATAATGGTAAAAGCAAAGAATTTGATGACTGAAGAGTGCACCAAGAGCAAGCTATGGCTTGTGGACTTGGCTGGCAGCGAGAGGCTAGCCAAAACCGAGGTGCAAGGAGAACGTCTTAAGGAAGCTCAAAACATAAATAGATCTCTTTCAGCTCTTGGGGATGTAATTTCTGCATTGGCATCCAAAAGCAGCCACATTCCATACAG GAACTCTAAACTCACACACCTACTTCAAGACTCCTTAG GCGGCGATTCCAAGACTTTGATGTTTGTGCAAATCAGCCCTTTGGAACAGGACCTAGGTGAGACTCTAAGCTCATTAAATTTTGCAACTCGTGTTCGAGGTGTGGAGTTGGGTCCTGCAAGGAAGCAGATTGAAGTGGGTGAGCTTCAAAAACTGAAAATCATG CTTGATAAAGCAAAGCAAGAATTGAGATCCAAAGACAATGCTTTTTGGAAGTTAGAAGAGAACTTGCGTAATTTCGAGGGCAAGGCCAAAGGCAAGGATCAGATTTGCAGAATCCAACAAGAAAAGTTGAGTGAACTTGAAGAAAAGATTGCGTTGAAGACACAGCTATGCAGTCAGCTGGAGAAGCAGTTGTTACAACTTTCAGAGGGAGTAAATGGGAAGGAAGAAACTTGCTTGAGTCTTCAGCAGAAG GTGAAGGAGCTTGAGAACAAGCTGAGAGCACATGAGCATGCAGAGTCTACAACTCTTCAGCACAAG GTCTGTCAGGTCAAGGAGCTTGAGAACAAGTTGAAGGAGAGAACACAAGAATTTGAGCGTCATTCTGCAATgctaaatcaaaag GCCATTGAACTTGAAAACAAGTTGCAAATGGAAGGAGGCAACCAAGGATTTCAAATGCTTCAACGGAAG ATTGAAGAGCTTGAATTAAAGTTGAGACAGCAAGAACAACAAGAGTACATGCTACCAGCATGTTCGGCAGATAAGTCAGGAACCACCTCTAATGAAAGGAAAGCCTGGTCAAGAGTGCAAACTCCAGGACAAATGGATCCCCCAAGTCTGAGGAACTCTACAAACCGAGCAATTAACCAAGAGTCTGTCTTGCTCAAAGGAACTGACACTCTCCACCAGATAAGGAGAAGGAGAGGTCTCCAAAGCATAGGGACTGAGAACACTTTCTTGGCGTCGAGTCCTTTGCTTGATAAGAGGATATTGTCAAGTGAATCAACTAAAGGAAGGCATATTGATCAATCCAAAGCATTGTCAAGGCTTACAAGAAGCACAAAACCAGCAGCCACTGTTCATAGAGCATTTTCTGGCAGCAATCTTTATAAAGATCAGTTGCCAGGGAACAAGGACAAAAACAATAAGTCAAAGTTTTGGCTGAGATAG
- the LOC121261630 gene encoding uncharacterized protein C6C3.02c-like, with amino-acid sequence MILLFFTTPTSYSVFSTMPRKSSGGRSAPRPVARVPLRNPPAPASPAPPPMPAQGGNGSLMGGLGATIADGMAWGTGTAIAHRAVDAVMGPRVIQHESIASSAPAATPPPTMNSPGGSDACVGQSKALSDCLANYGGDISKCQFYMDMLQECRRHSATALNA; translated from the exons atgattttgttgttttttacgACTCCTACGTCGTATTCCGTCTTTTCAACAATGCCTCGCAAAAGTTCTGGAG GAAGGTCAGCTCCCCGTCCTGTTGCACGTGTACCACTGCGTAATCCTCCTGCGCCAG CTTCTCCTGCTCCGCCTCCAATGCCTGCACAAGGTGGAAATGGATCCCTAATGGGAGGACTTGGTGCCACCATTGCAGATG GCATGGCCTGGGGTACTGGAACTGCCATTGCTCACAGGGCTGTGGATGCTGTGATGGGTCCCCGTGTGATCCAACATGAGAGCATTGCTTCATCAGCTCCTGCTGCTACACCACCACCAACTATGAACAGTCCTGGAGGTTCCGATGCTTGTGTTGGTCAATCCAAGGCCTTAAGTGAT TGCCTGGCCAATTATGGAGGCGACATAAGCAAGTGTCAGTTCTACATGGACATGCTGCAAGAATGTCGCCGACACTCGGCAACTGCGTTGAATGCTTGA
- the LOC121260797 gene encoding protein CLT2, chloroplastic — translation MGFSYTSLSSFCSLQFPSRRPQGRTNFHGQTTLRFCLVAMPNSLRSPKLRRFLRPNPLFTCNRKLGCLSLRVHASNGSNSPAYSSDTKLIVTASAFTATLAIANRVLYKLALVPMKEYPFFLAQLTTFGYVAIYFSILYIRYRAGIVTNEMLAVPKWRFMAIGILEALGVATGMAAGAMLPGPTIPILSQTFLVWQLAFSTFLLGRSYSFNQIAGCLLVATGVVVAVASGSDAGQMLSGVEFKWPALMLASSAFQAVASIIKEFIFTDALTRLNGKSLDLFVVNSLGSGFQALFVLLFLPFLSKMKGIPFGQLPSYLESGAGCFLNFGANQPGCDGAPLLPLLYIVVNLAFNISVLNVVKISSAVVSSLTVMLSVPVSIYILSLPLPYLPEATSLSPYFLFGSAILVSGLILYNIPQRAKQGSEDV, via the exons ATGGGATTCTCTTACACGTCGTTGTCTAGCTTCTGTTCCCTGCAATTCCCATCTCGTCGACCTCAAGGCCGCACCAACTTCCATGGCCAGACAACCTTACGCTTCTGCCTCGTCGCAATGCCAAATTCCCTCCGAAGCCCGAAGCTCCGTCGTTTTCTCCGTCCGAACCCACTGTTTACTTGCAATCGCAAACTTGGCTGCCTTTCTCTCAGAGTCCACGCTTCAAACGGATCAAACTCACCCGCGTACTCCTCCGACACCAAGTTAATTGTCACCGCTTCCGCGTTCACCGCAACGTTAGCCATCGCCAATCGCGTGCTCTACAAGCTGGCTCTCGTTCCCATGAAGGAATACCCCTTCTTTCTAGCTCAGCTCACAACTTTTGG gTACGTGGCTATATATTTTTCGATATTGTATATACGGTACCGGGCGGGGATTGTGACCAATGAAATGCTTGCTGTCCCCAAATGGCGTTTTATGGCTATTGGTATTTTAGAAGCTCTCGGCGTCGCTACCGGGATGGCTGCTGGAG CCATGCTTCCTGGACCAACCATACCGATACTGAGTCAG ACATTTTTGGTGTGGCAGCTGGCCTTTTCAACTTTTCTATTGGGGAGAAGTTACTCGTTTAATCAAATTGCTGGCTGCTTACTTGTAGCTACTGGTGTGGTGGTGGCTGTTGCCAG TGGGTCTGATGCTGGCCAAATGTTATCTGGAGTTGAGTTTAAATGGCCAGCACTAATGCTAGCCTCAAGTGCTTTTCAGGCTGTTGCATCTATTATCAAG GAATTTATTTTCACTGATGCTCTGACCCGCCTTAAT GGAAAGTCTCTTGACCTATTTGTGGTCAATTCTTTGGGGTCTGGATTCCAG GCTCTTTTTGTGCTTCTCTTTTTACCTTTCCTCTCCAAGATGAAGGGCATACCATTTGGTCAACTTCCTTCTTATCTTGAAAGTGGTGCTGGTTGCTTTCTTAACTTCGGAGCCAATCAACCAG GTTGTGATGGGGCTCCGTTGCTTCCACTGCTTTATATAGTTGTGAATTTGGCTTTCAACATATCAGTGCTCAATGTAGTAAAAATTTCTTCTGCAGTTGTTTCGTCTCTTACTGTAATGTTGTcag TGCCGGTTTCAATTTATATACTCTCTCTTCCGTTGCCGTATCTTCCAGAGGCCACAAGCTTGAGCCCCTATTTTCTCTTCGGCAGTGCCATTCTGGTATCAGGTCTAATTCTTTACAACATACCGCAGCGTGCCAAACAGGGCTCTGAAGATGTTTGA
- the LOC121261551 gene encoding neuroguidin gives MARTTNSGHDDLITKEAPQLTAVLKEMKEGLDSVRSKVEALTTKVKSNQFPTADGISYLEAKNLLLLNYCQSLVYYLLRKAKGFSIEGHPVVRSLVETRLFLEKIRPIDKKLQYQVQKLTRVAAGTAEAVGPREESDAPQKAEDLLKYRPNPDMLVPKSDMTSEEAGGVYRPPKFAPTSMEEGKISRHERNASRMEKQILRQSRQSDFVRGLMNDLEGRPEEVREIVGHESRELASHMAKMERRAQEEEELFTRAPMTKMEKKKEKHLKKSRNGLLGLTDGFYDEIKTLPLEDDGSEQVTSFDNGSNRMQKFKKHKRRH, from the exons ATGGCGAGGACTACCAACTCAGGTCACGATGATCTAATTACAAA AGAAGCTCCTCAGTTAACTGCAGTCCTGAAAGAAATGAAGGAAGGGTTAGATTCTGTAAGGAGTAAAGTTGAAGCTTTAACCACTAAG GTGAAATCAAATCAGTTTCCAACAGCAGATGGGATTAGCTATCTTGAAGCCAAAAATTTGCTTCTCCTAAACTATTGCCAGTCATTGGTCTATTATCTGCTTCGCAAAGCAAAAGGATTCTCGATTGAGGGCCATCCTGTTGTTCGGAGCCTAGTAGAGACAAGGTTGTTTTTGGAAAAG ATTCGACCAATTGACAAAAAGCTCCAGTACCAAGTCCAGAAGCTAACAAGGGTTGCCGCAGGTACAGCAGAAGCTGTAGGTCCGAGGGAAGAGTCGGATGCTCCTCAGAAGGCAGAGGATCTTTTGAAATATCGTCCGAACCCTGACATGCTTGTTCCCAAATCAGATATGACTTCCGAG GAAGCTGGCGGTGTGTATCGACCCCCCAAGTTTGCCCCAACTTCTATGGAAGAAGGTAAGATCTCAAGGCATGAAAGGAACGCCTCGAGAATGGAGAAACAGATCCTACGGCAATCTAGGCAGAGTGATTTCGTGCGTGGGCTGATGAATGACTTGGAGGGGAGACCTGAAGAG GTCAGAGAAATTGTTGGACATGAAAGTAGAGAGCTTGCTAGTCATATGGCAAAAATGGAGAGGCGTGCgcaggaagaagaagagctTTTCACTCGTGCTCCTATGACAAAGATggagaaaaagaaggagaagcaTCTAAAGAAATCAAGAAATGG GTTGCTTGGACTGACAGACGGTTTCTATGATGAAATCAAAACCTTACCACTAGAGGATGATGGCAGTGAGCAAGTGACAAGCTTTGATAATGGTAGCAATAGAATGCAAAAATTTAAGAAGCACAAG AGGCGGCACTGA